From a region of the Wolbachia endosymbiont (group B) of Gerris lacustris genome:
- the rodA gene encoding rod shape-determining protein RodA: protein MDKLKKIHLLLVINVIALFCVGIVVQYSSAGGKWAPFAIHQLVIFSFFLLLAIAMSFIELDFYLKHAYFFYIAAVIALLAVNFFGSHIMGATRWIRIGSISLQPSEFVKVGLILALAHYFNKQSVYKMMKFQSLFKPLIIIFLPVFLVLKQPNLGTAVIILFIGASIIFTAIMERPHLIIFGTLGIFAIPAIWPFLRPYHKQRILSFLDSSVDPLGIGYNAQQSQIAIGSGGLFGKGFVNGSQTQLGFLPEKRTDFAFAVLSEEWGFLGSMALILLYTTLLAIIFSIAYRSKNYFSKLISIGVFAFFSAHFFINIGMTIGFLPIIGDPLPFLSYGGSTTAASLICIGLLLSSVASTKNLKLSFRFHP from the coding sequence ATGGATAAGCTGAAGAAGATTCACTTATTATTAGTCATTAACGTAATAGCTCTGTTTTGCGTTGGCATTGTTGTTCAATATTCTTCTGCTGGAGGAAAGTGGGCTCCATTTGCAATTCACCAATTGGTCATATTCTCTTTCTTCCTTTTGCTTGCTATAGCTATGTCATTTATAGAGCTAGATTTTTATTTGAAGCACGCTTATTTTTTTTACATAGCAGCAGTAATTGCGCTGTTAGCAGTAAATTTTTTTGGCTCGCATATAATGGGTGCAACGAGATGGATAAGAATTGGGTCAATTAGTTTACAACCATCAGAATTTGTAAAAGTGGGCTTAATACTTGCACTTGCTCATTATTTTAATAAACAAAGTGTGTATAAAATGATGAAATTTCAAAGTTTATTTAAGCCACTTATAATTATTTTCTTACCTGTATTCCTTGTATTGAAGCAACCTAATTTAGGAACAGCTGTAATAATATTGTTTATAGGAGCATCAATTATATTCACAGCAATAATGGAAAGACCTCATTTAATAATTTTTGGAACTCTTGGCATTTTCGCAATACCAGCTATTTGGCCTTTTTTGCGCCCTTATCACAAGCAAAGGATATTATCATTTTTGGATTCATCAGTAGATCCACTTGGAATAGGTTATAATGCACAGCAATCTCAAATAGCTATTGGTTCAGGAGGTTTATTTGGTAAGGGATTTGTTAATGGGAGTCAAACTCAACTTGGATTTTTGCCAGAGAAACGCACAGATTTTGCTTTTGCGGTACTTAGTGAGGAATGGGGGTTCTTAGGCAGCATGGCTTTGATTTTACTCTATACCACATTGCTTGCTATAATATTCTCCATTGCTTACAGGTCAAAAAATTACTTTTCTAAGTTAATATCTATCGGGGTTTTTGCCTTTTTTAGTGCTCATTTCTTTATAAACATTGGAATGACAATAGGCTTCTTACCTATAATAGGTGACCCACTTCCATTTCTATCCTATGGCGGAAGCACAACTGCTGCGAGCTTAATATGTATAGGATTGCTACTTAGTTCCGTGGCATCTACAAAGAACTTAAAGCTAAGTTTCCGATTTCACCCATAG
- a CDS encoding murein hydrolase activator EnvC family protein: protein MCRIALFFILSAILISCGLQKPVPVLLKGEEFYGKRDLEYTREYHLIKENVDSSLRKESRKAFVDKVYNNNAQSMCKFVIPVKGAVTSSDKICQDGIKITAQSGTKVIASAPGKVIYVGKGLRWYGNLIIVEHKDNYMTMYSYLKNIQVEIGDKVKQGQVIGSAGKSSTQDKDPQMCFTIRHNGQAVDPLVHINCD from the coding sequence ATGTGTCGTATAGCCTTGTTCTTTATATTATCAGCAATACTGATAAGCTGTGGCCTGCAAAAACCTGTACCTGTACTACTTAAAGGCGAAGAATTTTATGGGAAAAGAGACCTAGAGTACACAAGGGAGTATCATTTGATTAAAGAAAATGTTGATTCTTCGCTGCGAAAAGAAAGTAGAAAAGCCTTTGTAGATAAGGTATATAACAATAATGCACAAAGCATGTGTAAATTTGTAATACCGGTTAAAGGTGCAGTTACCTCTTCTGATAAAATATGTCAAGATGGCATAAAAATTACTGCTCAAAGTGGAACAAAGGTTATTGCTTCTGCACCTGGCAAAGTAATATACGTAGGCAAAGGCCTGAGGTGGTACGGAAATTTAATTATAGTGGAACATAAAGATAATTACATGACTATGTACTCCTATTTAAAAAACATACAAGTTGAAATTGGTGATAAAGTAAAACAAGGTCAAGTAATTGGATCTGCAGGTAAATCAAGCACACAAGATAAAGATCCGCAGATGTGTTTCACAATAAGGCATAATGGTCAAGCAGTCGATCCTTTAGTACATATAAACTGTGATTGA
- a CDS encoding MerR family transcriptional regulator yields the protein MNKEKLFYTIGEVAEELHLEQHVLRFWESQFHQIKPIKRKGRRLYDHKCIEAIKKIKYMLYDKGYTIKGVQKEFGNDVRIDHYSRNLLKELTDLRDYLTDKINEESNK from the coding sequence ATGAATAAGGAAAAATTATTTTACACAATTGGAGAAGTAGCTGAAGAACTACACTTGGAGCAGCATGTTTTAAGATTCTGGGAAAGTCAATTCCATCAAATTAAACCCATAAAACGGAAGGGAAGAAGACTATATGATCATAAGTGTATAGAGGCAATAAAGAAAATAAAATATATGCTATATGACAAAGGATATACAATAAAAGGAGTACAAAAGGAATTTGGTAACGATGTAAGAATTGATCATTATTCAAGAAATTTGCTGAAAGAACTTACCGATTTAAGAGACTATTTGACTGATAAAATAAATGAAGAAAGTAATAAATAG
- a CDS encoding IscS subfamily cysteine desulfurase, which yields MNMEKIRNAKIKLPIFLDYQSTTKVDPRVLEVMIPYFGEFSNAHSRSHSFGWTAEEAVEKARKHIADLVNADSKEIVFTSGATESNNMAIKGVAHFYKNKGNHIITVCTEHKCVLDSCRHLENEGFKVTYLSVKQNGIIDLLKLEKAITDKTILISVMMANNEIGVMQPVKEIGAMCRKHNIFFHTDAAQSFGKVPIDVNEMNIDLMSLSSHKIYGSMGIGALYVRRKNPRVRLTPLISGGGQERGMRSGTVPTPLAVGFGEAARIAKKEMEIEASRLEELRDILYNKIKEAFPDVVLNGDYENRIPGNLNLSFPYVEGESLIMAIKDLAVSSGSACTSASLEPSYVIRSLNNGHDLEHSSIRFGLGRFTTKDEVLYAADLVTKNVGRLREMSPLLEMVQEGIDLSTVKWDSH from the coding sequence ATGAATATGGAAAAAATACGCAATGCTAAAATAAAATTACCAATATTTCTCGATTATCAATCTACTACTAAAGTAGATCCTCGTGTTTTGGAGGTGATGATACCTTATTTTGGTGAGTTTAGTAATGCACACTCTCGTAGTCATTCATTTGGTTGGACAGCTGAGGAAGCAGTAGAAAAAGCAAGGAAGCACATTGCTGATTTAGTGAATGCAGACAGCAAAGAAATCGTCTTTACCTCGGGTGCAACCGAATCAAATAACATGGCTATCAAAGGTGTTGCTCATTTTTATAAGAATAAGGGAAATCATATAATAACTGTCTGCACGGAGCATAAGTGCGTTTTAGATTCTTGTCGACATCTGGAAAATGAAGGCTTTAAAGTTACATATTTGTCCGTTAAGCAAAACGGAATTATAGATTTGTTGAAGCTTGAGAAGGCAATCACTGATAAAACAATTCTGATTTCAGTGATGATGGCAAATAATGAAATCGGAGTAATGCAACCTGTCAAAGAAATTGGTGCAATGTGTAGAAAGCATAATATATTTTTTCATACAGACGCTGCCCAAAGCTTTGGAAAAGTTCCAATAGACGTAAATGAAATGAACATTGATCTTATGAGCCTTTCTAGCCATAAAATTTATGGATCTATGGGAATAGGTGCATTATATGTCCGTAGAAAAAATCCTCGTGTTAGGTTGACGCCACTAATTAGTGGTGGTGGACAGGAGAGAGGCATGCGCTCTGGAACAGTTCCTACTCCCCTTGCAGTTGGTTTTGGTGAAGCAGCACGTATCGCTAAAAAAGAAATGGAAATAGAAGCAAGCAGATTAGAAGAGTTGAGAGATATTTTGTACAACAAAATAAAAGAGGCATTTCCTGATGTTGTTTTAAATGGTGACTACGAAAATAGGATTCCAGGTAACCTTAACTTAAGTTTTCCTTATGTTGAGGGTGAGTCTCTTATCATGGCAATCAAGGATTTAGCAGTAAGCTCTGGTTCTGCATGCACATCTGCATCCCTTGAGCCTTCTTATGTTATAAGATCACTAAACAATGGCCACGATCTTGAGCATTCATCAATTAGATTTGGCCTTGGCCGATTTACAACTAAAGATGAAGTTCTATACGCAGCAGATCTTGTTACTAAAAATGTTGGACGGCTAAGAGAGATGAGTCCACTTTTGGAAATGGTACAAGAAGGAATAGATTTAAGCACCGTAAAATGGGATTCTCATTGA
- a CDS encoding IS5 family transposase (programmed frameshift) — MRSVYPSDISRERFEIILPDLESCRKKTKPRKLDLYELFCGVLYVLKSGCQWRMLPKEFPKWRNCYDYFKRWSKKPNEDRESVLEIVLKKLVGEVRFNSGRNTKTSFCIIDAQSVKNTDIAEEKGYDAGKKISGIKRHIAVDTQGLPHAIYITTANIGDRTAAVEMICNARKNLSEVQNILVDAGYTGENFATQIKTTIGATVEVIKRSELHTFVVLPKRWVVERSFAWLEKCRRLWKNCERKLNTRLQMVVLAFTALLLKRL; from the exons ATGAGGAGTGTATACCCAAGTGATATAAGTCGGGAAAGATTTGAGATTATATTACCAGATCTAGAATCCTGTAGAAAAAAAACAAAACCAAGAAAACTGGATTTATATGAGTTATTTTGCGGTGTACTTTATGTGCTAAAAAGTGGCTGTCAGTGGCGAATGCTACCAAAAGAGTTTCCAAAATGGCGCAATTGTTACGATTACTTCAAGAGATGGAGTAAAAAACCGAATGAAGATAGAGAAAGTGTTCTAGAAATTGTCTTA AAAAAATTAGTTGGAGAGGTTCGTTTCAACAGTGGTCGGAATACAAAAACAAGCTTCTGCATCATTGATGCTCAAAGTGTAAAAAACACCGATATTGCTGAAGAAAAAGGTTATGATGCCGGCAAGAAAATTTCAGGAATAAAGCGTCATATTGCAGTAGATACGCAAGGTTTGCCACATGCAATTTATATTACTACAGCTAATATCGGAGATCGTACTGCTGCTGTAGAGATGATTTGTAACGCAAGAAAAAATCTTTCCGAAGTTCAAAATATACTAGTTGATGCAGGTTATACAGGAGAAAATTTTGCAACTCAAATAAAAACGACTATTGGTGCAACCGTTGAAGTAATAAAACGAAGTGAATTACATACCTTTGTTGTATTGCCAAAAAGGTGGGTTGTAGAGCGTTCTTTTGCTTGGCTGGAAAAGTGTAGACGGTTATGGAAAAATTGCGAGCGTAAACTCAATACTAGACTACAAATGGTCGTTCTAGCTTTTACTGCCTTGCTCCTCAAAAGATTATGA
- a CDS encoding integration host factor subunit alpha has product MTTKDTTVTKATIAECINQEIGLSKEDSIAIIDDILDEIKTSLAKDRIVKISSFGTFLVKNKKERPGNIPKTLERVVIQARKSISFRPSKMMKKLINNR; this is encoded by the coding sequence ATGACAACAAAAGACACAACAGTAACTAAGGCAACAATAGCTGAATGTATAAACCAGGAAATTGGATTATCGAAAGAAGACTCTATTGCAATAATAGATGATATATTGGATGAGATAAAAACGAGCTTAGCAAAGGATAGAATAGTAAAAATATCTTCATTTGGAACATTTTTGGTTAAAAATAAGAAAGAAAGACCAGGAAATATACCAAAGACATTGGAAAGGGTAGTAATTCAAGCGAGAAAATCAATTTCTTTTAGACCTTCAAAAATGATGAAGAAATTAATAAACAACCGATGA
- a CDS encoding MFS transporter yields MESRAWFIWLISNLIVIFSNMQIIYTFISVDLEKELGITIAQVALANSAYTWTFAISQFFSGAMFNVFSSKKIYFLSLSIMIFGFFILISSDSFVHLILSQLLIAIGASFGFVGAAHISSTYFPITQFGLMFSLVQTISSLSALMIQMLFSGFLAEGMDWKNLIVYVILFGVSIFVLMFFYLKGLSKKSLEKCTIKSSIKTVICSILTVLKLRDIWITSVVGAITFGTFLALNMLWAPRLLSNLELNTMELGVATAILWLGLAVGAPIADLISNLFKNRRHVISAFAILQGISVIILLYGNLTVHIIYFCMLMFVFFAGGHMLNFTVGSEIIEQKYISTSSSIINGFMFVMSGILVLILALFSDHQMALFTIFAMLTFASIFNYATKETYYKNKVAES; encoded by the coding sequence ATGGAAAGTAGAGCTTGGTTCATTTGGCTGATCAGCAACTTAATTGTTATATTCAGCAATATGCAAATAATCTACACCTTTATAAGTGTGGATCTTGAAAAAGAACTTGGGATCACGATTGCGCAAGTTGCACTGGCTAATTCAGCATATACTTGGACTTTTGCTATCTCACAATTTTTTAGTGGGGCAATGTTTAATGTTTTTTCCAGCAAAAAAATTTATTTTCTCTCATTATCGATTATGATCTTTGGGTTTTTTATCCTTATTAGTAGTGACAGTTTTGTCCATCTAATTTTATCTCAATTATTGATTGCAATTGGAGCATCATTTGGTTTTGTTGGAGCTGCTCATATAAGTAGCACATATTTTCCCATTACCCAATTTGGACTGATGTTCTCACTAGTGCAGACAATTTCAAGTCTTTCAGCTTTGATGATTCAAATGTTGTTCTCTGGCTTCCTTGCTGAAGGTATGGATTGGAAGAATTTGATTGTATACGTAATATTATTTGGCGTATCGATATTTGTACTTATGTTTTTTTATCTGAAAGGACTTTCAAAAAAAAGTTTGGAAAAATGCACAATAAAAAGCTCTATAAAAACAGTAATATGTTCTATACTAACGGTGCTAAAATTAAGAGATATCTGGATAACTTCAGTAGTAGGTGCTATTACTTTTGGAACATTTTTAGCGCTTAATATGCTGTGGGCACCAAGGTTACTAAGCAACTTAGAACTAAATACAATGGAGTTAGGTGTGGCAACTGCAATATTGTGGCTTGGTCTTGCAGTTGGTGCTCCAATTGCAGATTTAATCTCAAATCTATTTAAAAATAGAAGGCACGTAATCTCTGCTTTTGCCATATTGCAAGGTATTTCAGTTATTATTTTACTATACGGCAATTTAACAGTTCATATTATATACTTTTGTATGTTAATGTTTGTTTTTTTTGCAGGCGGACATATGCTTAATTTTACTGTTGGCAGTGAGATTATTGAGCAGAAGTATATTAGCACATCATCATCCATTATCAATGGATTTATGTTTGTTATGAGTGGAATTTTAGTGTTAATTTTAGCACTTTTTTCAGATCATCAAATGGCGCTTTTCACAATATTTGCAATGTTAACATTTGCTAGTATTTTTAATTATGCTACAAAAGAAACATACTATAAAAATAAAGTAGCTGAATCTTGA
- the leuS gene encoding leucine--tRNA ligase → MKYDFKNVEKFYQNKWDFSVSKDSKKKKCYVLEMFPYPSGKIHMGHLRNYAIGDVIARYKRARGFEVLHPIGWDAFGLPAENAARDNKINPAAWTKENIDNMRAQLKSIGLSYNWNHELSTCEPDYYKHEQKFFLDFLKHGLAYRKESWVNWDPVDQTVLANEQVVDGKGWRSGAVVEKRKLFQWFLKITDFAEDLLHCLQSLKNWPEKVKTMQERWIGKSEGATIDFEIVGLNKKLKIFTTSPHTLFGASFLAVGAEHPIVKDLKDKEIRDFIGNMKAKGENDEKIGIYTGLNVSHPFLDKELPIYIANFVLMEYGEGAIFGCPAHDQRDFEFAQKYGLPIIPVVCEESTEILKEPYFRDGVMFNSEFLNGLVINEAKKVIIKKLEEKGIGKKTINYRLHDWGISRQRYWGCPIPIIHCKDCGIVPVPEKDLPVVLPTDVEFTSGGNPLDKHPTWKFVDCPKCGKQAERETDTFDTFFESSWYFAAFCSENKSINKDTCNRFMPVDYYIGGIEHAILHLLYSRFFCRALTKCGYFDVKEPFSTLITQGMVCHITYKDENGKWLFPEEAKELIAKGAKIQVGKVEKMSKSKKNTVDPNFIIEKYGADTARLFVLSDTPPEKDMEWSDDGVEGCFRYINKLWRMVVQLRPVNIHYDNENIVGKLLEYRKKIHKLLQGLTDDLENCRLNCVVAKFREITNLIAEIDVKTGKSLIDEGICILIRVIEPFMPHLAENLWQKIGGEGMLYMQPWPKADESLLIDNMVTVAVQINGKLRATIEVATDLPQEKLKKIATDSVSNKIDQSKIRTIYAVPNKVVNIVI, encoded by the coding sequence ATGAAATATGATTTTAAAAACGTTGAAAAATTCTACCAAAATAAGTGGGATTTTTCTGTAAGCAAAGATAGTAAAAAGAAGAAATGTTACGTGTTGGAAATGTTTCCATATCCATCTGGTAAGATTCATATGGGGCACCTGCGTAACTATGCAATAGGAGATGTTATAGCACGTTACAAGAGAGCTCGTGGATTTGAGGTTTTGCACCCAATTGGCTGGGATGCGTTTGGATTACCAGCTGAAAATGCAGCAAGAGATAACAAGATTAACCCTGCGGCGTGGACAAAAGAGAATATAGACAATATGCGTGCACAGCTAAAATCTATAGGTCTTTCCTACAATTGGAATCACGAGCTTTCCACATGTGAGCCTGATTATTACAAACACGAACAGAAATTTTTTCTGGATTTTTTAAAGCATGGTCTTGCCTATCGAAAAGAGTCGTGGGTTAATTGGGATCCAGTGGACCAAACAGTGCTTGCAAATGAGCAAGTGGTTGATGGAAAAGGATGGCGATCAGGTGCAGTTGTTGAAAAACGTAAGTTATTCCAATGGTTTTTAAAGATTACTGATTTTGCTGAAGATTTGCTTCATTGTCTGCAAAGTTTAAAAAATTGGCCAGAAAAAGTCAAAACTATGCAAGAGCGCTGGATAGGAAAATCTGAAGGGGCAACTATAGATTTTGAAATAGTTGGCCTGAACAAGAAATTAAAGATTTTTACAACTTCTCCTCATACTTTATTTGGAGCTTCTTTTCTTGCAGTAGGAGCAGAGCACCCTATTGTAAAAGACCTTAAGGACAAAGAAATAAGAGACTTTATTGGTAATATGAAGGCAAAGGGGGAGAATGATGAAAAAATTGGAATTTACACTGGACTGAACGTCAGTCACCCATTTCTCGACAAGGAATTACCAATTTATATAGCGAATTTTGTGTTGATGGAATATGGAGAAGGTGCGATTTTTGGTTGCCCTGCACATGATCAGCGTGATTTTGAATTTGCACAGAAGTATGGTTTACCGATTATTCCTGTAGTTTGTGAAGAGAGCACAGAGATCTTAAAAGAACCGTACTTCCGTGATGGAGTGATGTTCAATTCTGAATTCTTAAACGGACTAGTGATTAATGAGGCAAAAAAGGTAATCATAAAAAAACTTGAAGAAAAAGGAATAGGTAAGAAAACAATAAACTATCGTCTACACGATTGGGGAATTTCAAGGCAACGTTATTGGGGATGTCCTATACCTATTATACATTGTAAAGATTGTGGAATTGTTCCAGTTCCAGAAAAAGACCTCCCTGTTGTTCTACCAACGGATGTAGAATTTACAAGTGGTGGTAATCCGCTGGATAAGCACCCAACCTGGAAATTTGTTGATTGTCCAAAGTGCGGAAAGCAAGCAGAACGTGAAACTGATACATTTGACACTTTTTTTGAATCTTCTTGGTATTTTGCTGCATTTTGCAGTGAAAATAAATCGATTAATAAAGATACTTGTAATCGTTTTATGCCTGTTGATTATTACATAGGTGGAATAGAACATGCAATTCTACATTTACTTTACTCAAGGTTTTTCTGCCGTGCTTTAACTAAATGTGGCTATTTTGACGTTAAAGAGCCTTTCTCTACTTTAATCACTCAAGGAATGGTCTGCCATATAACTTATAAAGATGAGAATGGCAAATGGCTCTTTCCCGAAGAAGCAAAAGAGTTGATTGCGAAGGGTGCTAAGATCCAAGTTGGAAAAGTCGAAAAGATGAGTAAGTCAAAGAAAAATACAGTTGACCCAAACTTTATCATAGAAAAATACGGTGCTGATACTGCTCGTTTGTTTGTATTATCCGATACCCCCCCAGAAAAAGATATGGAATGGTCTGATGATGGAGTGGAAGGTTGTTTTCGCTACATAAATAAATTGTGGCGTATGGTAGTGCAACTTAGGCCCGTAAACATACACTATGATAATGAAAACATTGTAGGTAAACTCCTAGAGTACAGAAAAAAAATCCATAAACTATTGCAAGGACTTACAGATGACTTGGAAAACTGCAGATTAAACTGTGTGGTAGCAAAGTTTCGTGAAATAACAAATTTAATAGCTGAAATAGACGTAAAAACTGGAAAATCTCTTATTGATGAAGGTATATGCATACTAATCAGAGTAATTGAGCCATTCATGCCACACCTGGCTGAAAATTTATGGCAAAAAATAGGAGGCGAAGGCATGCTATATATGCAACCTTGGCCAAAAGCTGATGAATCACTACTAATTGATAATATGGTGACTGTAGCAGTGCAGATCAATGGAAAGTTACGTGCGACCATTGAAGTGGCAACTGATTTACCTCAAGAAAAATTGAAGAAAATAGCAACAGATTCTGTATCTAACAAAATCGATCAAAGCAAAATTCGCACTATATATGCTGTACCAAATAAGGTAGTAAACATAGTTATATAA